The sequence CGTCTAGATAAAGGTCGTGGTGCACTTGCAACAGTTATTGTTCAAAACGGAACTTTATATTCACGCGATTTTATTGTAGCTGGTTCAAAATATGGAAAAATTCGTACAATGGAATCTACAAGTGGTCAAAAAATTGAGGCTGCTGAACCAGGAATGCCAGTTGTGATTACTGGTCTAAATTATTTACCAGAAGCTGGAGATAAATTTTTTGGTTTTTCAGATGAAAAATTTGCTAAAAGAATTGCTGAAGAAAAAGCTTTTTCTGAAAAACGAAGAAATCTTAACGAAAAAAATGCAATTAGTTTTGAAGAAGGTACCAAAGTTATTAATGTTATTATAAAATCAGATGTTCATGGAACTTCTGAAGCCATTAAAGGTGCTTTAGAAAAATTAAAAAATGATGAAGCTGCAGTAAATGTTATTCATGCTTCTGCTGGAGAAATTTCCAAATCAGATGTACTTTTAGCTTCTGCTTCTTCAGCCATTATTTATGGCTTTAATTTACGGGTTTCAGAATCAATCCGTCAATTTGCCAAAGAACAAAAAGTAGAAATTAAAAATTACTCAATTATTTATAAAATTATTGAAGAATTAGAATTGATGCTAAAAGGCTTAAAAGCTCCAAAATATGAAAAAAAATTCATGGGAGAAGCACAGATTTTAAAAATATTTTTCTACTCTAAAGTAGGGAATATTGCTGGTTGTGTTGCAACAAGTGGGAAAATTAAAGCCAATTCAAGAGTAGAAATCTGACGTAAGAAAAAACTAATTTTTGATGGAAAATTAGATTCGCTAAAATCAGGACCTAATGAAATTAAAGAAGCTGCAAATGGTCATGAATTTGGTTGTCATATTAATAAATTTAATCAAATTGAAGAAGGTGATATCATTAAAGCTTATGAAGAAGTTTTAGTGGAGGATTAAAATGAATCCAATCATACATGCCAAAAAAGAACATAAATTACTTTTATTAGTTTCACAAATTATTGCCCAAGATGTTACAAATGTTAACATTTATGGCCCAACTGTAGTTGATGTAAAATTAAGTAATGATGGTTCTCATCTAAATATTTATATGTCATTTGCTTCACATGAAAATAAATCTCTAGATGCCATTAACCATGCTAAGGGATTTATTAGATCACAAATTGCTCGTTATTGAGATAAGAGAAAAGTTCCTGAATTACATTTCATGTTAGATCCTGTAGGTCCAAGGGCTGAAAAAATAGATCAAATTTTAAAAAAAATTAAAGAAGAAGAAAAATAAAAAAATGTTTGATTTTTAAGAATCAAACATTTTTTAATATTTAAAAATTGATTTTAATGTCAAATTGTAATTTTTATATGTATTAAGAATTCTATAAATTAGTTAGTTCTAATTTTTAAAACTTCCTGAAGAATATCATCTCCAGTTTTTTTATTTGATGTAGTTCCTTGTGAAGTTTGTGTATTTTGGAAAAGAGCATCTGAAATTAAAGATGATATTTTATTTGTTACATTATCATTAGGAGCAAAATAAATGGCAGTTTTTTTAGTTGGATCAATTGTACCTGTTGATAAATCCATACCTTTTTGTTTTAACAAGTCTTCCAATGATAGTTGAGCACCTTGAATGATTGTTAATTCAACTAATAAATCATCCATTTGTTTTTTTTCTTCTGCAGTTTTATTTGCTTTAACTTCCAGATCATCTATTTGTTTTTGCAAAGTAGCAACCTGTTGACTTATTTTTTTATATTCTTCAAAAGTAACTCTGTCTCTTGTTGGTACAACATAAGCACTTGTATCTCTAATAAAGTCTTTTACAAATACTTCACCTTCTCCATGAGGATTTGGCATTTTCCCTGTAAGTAATCATTCAATAAATTTAACAGTTGCAGCATTTCTTTTATCATTTGTTTTTATTGCTACAAGTGATGATCCACCTTCATTAAATACTCCACCTTTTGCAGTAATCATATTTTGAATTTGATTAGATCATAAAACATCTTTTTGTTTTGCAAAACTTTTTGCTATTTCTTCATTATTTTTAGCAAAAACTAATTTAGTAAAGCTATTAGAAATTGATTGTTTAATTCCAACATGAGGTGCAATCGCGATTGCACTATCATAAGTTCTAATATCTCAACTAGCTCAAATATTATTTACTCCACCATTTGTAAAGTAAACTGATTTAAACATCTTGTTAGAATCAGCGGCAAGCTTTGCCATTTTATTATGACTAACTAAAGTATTATATGTGTCTTTAATTTGTTTTTGTAATTCATCTTTATTTGCAGCGTTTAGATATGAATAGTCTACAACAAACTGATTATTTCTATCTTTGGCAAGTTTATAAATATATTTTTCAGGGCTACCTGTAATTTCATTTCCAACACTTGCTTCAGTATTTGCATATAACATTTTTTTGTAAATTGTATTACTGTAATCAACAATCAATACA comes from Mycoplasma iguanae and encodes:
- the infB gene encoding translation initiation factor IF-2 is translated as MAKNKIRKSNVNEIKSKMVSVKTELKDGVFTFSGPMTIMEFSQKINKTAPEIIMYFFQKGKMLNVNHTLSEEDIAELCFEFGYDFKKETEINASNFMDEIEIEDDIKDLTPRPPIITIMGHVDHGKTTLLDKIRKANVASSESGGITQHTGSYQVIHKKKSITFLDTPGHEAFTAMRARGAKVTDIVVLVVAADDGVMPQTIEAISHAKAAKVPIIVFVNKMDKPSRDPEKVKAELSTHDVVTEEWGGDTQFIYGSGQTAEGIKELFDAIHVLSEILELKANKNRHPIGVVIESRLDKGRGALATVIVQNGTLYSRDFIVAGSKYGKIRTMESTSGQKIEAAEPGMPVVITGLNYLPEAGDKFFGFSDEKFAKRIAEEKAFSEKRRNLNEKNAISFEEGTKVINVIIKSDVHGTSEAIKGALEKLKNDEAAVNVIHASAGEISKSDVLLASASSAIIYGFNLRVSESIRQFAKEQKVEIKNYSIIYKIIEELELMLKGLKAPKYEKKFMGEAQILKIFFYSKVGNIAGCVATSGKIKANSRVEIWRKKKLIFDGKLDSLKSGPNEIKEAANGHEFGCHINKFNQIEEGDIIKAYEEVLVED
- the rbfA gene encoding 30S ribosome-binding factor RbfA, which gives rise to MNPIIHAKKEHKLLLLVSQIIAQDVTNVNIYGPTVVDVKLSNDGSHLNIYMSFASHENKSLDAINHAKGFIRSQIARYWDKRKVPELHFMLDPVGPRAEKIDQILKKIKEEEK
- a CDS encoding P68 family surface lipoprotein, which codes for MNFKKAAKNISFLAMFSVPAVVVACSTTNSTNTEKNTETSKPLKEESVLFQTAQNKFYPLVGSLNQAVKIYNETQKGTENFLPVIIQHAEDTKANTETALATQVATKLNAIKDSSNPDLDSIPNIILNKQSGAFVVNQYDRLLDLSKSQIKESLLDSELFTLHNKLAGEAEGKIFSIPFDISSIDSLVFNLDIMKKIFEEIKNNGGTVDENSSIYKKVINADKEGNHEIPETKAWRYMKAKSSDIFKDLKVNDETFSSMDKILEFSGKVYDGLHLDPTLSAEIKAKLEENGRDTSVLIVDYSNTIYKKMLYANTEASVGNEITGSPEKYIYKLAKDRNNQFVVDYSYLNAANKDELQKQIKDTYNTLVSHNKMAKLAADSNKMFKSVYFTNGGVNNIWASWDIRTYDSAIAIAPHVGIKQSISNSFTKLVFAKNNEEIAKSFAKQKDVLWSNQIQNMITAKGGVFNEGGSSLVAIKTNDKRNAATVKFIEWLLTGKMPNPHGEGEVFVKDFIRDTSAYVVPTRDRVTFEEYKKISQQVATLQKQIDDLEVKANKTAEEKKQMDDLLVELTIIQGAQLSLEDLLKQKGMDLSTGTIDPTKKTAIYFAPNDNVTNKISSLISDALFQNTQTSQGTTSNKKTGDDILQEVLKIRTN